Within Parasteatoda tepidariorum isolate YZ-2023 unplaced genomic scaffold, CAS_Ptep_4.0 HiC_scaffold_209, whole genome shotgun sequence, the genomic segment ataaaaaccatttattcagttaaatttacttttcagttttgaattttttactaaatatgtggtaataagaactagttttgaaaaccagaatttccagtaaaccgttatcatatgaaaggaaaaatttccaaataaatggtttaaataccgtatattttagttttattaaccagaattatgtttttttacaccggaaatgtcattaccatagagcacggtaattttatcagattctttttcacaatttataaaatgtttcaatgaatatttttgaaaattataatattatcaaaattgtaatgaataagttagttaaatataaattatgtctTATTCGTTATCGggatttttttatcatactgtaaaatgaaatttataaattaaaaaaatgttattgaaatgaATACGAAATAACAAATATTGCCAAGTAGAATGCAAATACTAATGATGAcccaaaataatctaaaaatataattttgattttcaatattaatttcgtCTTCCTAATTTATTTACGGAATTCCTTTTTATCACTGtagattatgaaataaaatttatatatgaaagaagttttttaaatgaatatgagATAACAAAATACTAGaatataaatactaataatagccaacaattatatttaaaaaaagatgcaacattttcaatattaatttgattaacgATTAAGATAACtgttatattttgatgaaagtGTGACATTTTGAAACCATCTTAACaacatagcattaaaaaaattaagttttgcaaGATCGACCATGAAGAAAAGCTTCTTCATTTAATagcaattctattttaaaattaattatctataaaaCCCTGCTTTTCCCTGTATGTGATGTCGACAGTTCAAAACTGTGGACTATGCAACAAATTTATCAGCAAGTTCTCACTGTCGATACTAGTAACAATTTGGGCTTTTTCAAGGGTCAGATTTCTTGATTGGTCGCGAATGATAGTTAGTATAACATAGAAATACAGCCCCGTTTCTCTAGCTTGTCCAGCACCCCGAACCTTTATGTTCATGTCCGAATCATCAAAGTGGAAAAATCGGATGTCATTTCTGAAAGTATTGTTCTTTTTAGCTACTTCTGACACGCCGTGATAAAAGCCAGATCTTCCAGCATAACCCGTTTGTCGCTTCGATATGAAGtccaaagaagaaaattcacaCGTTTCCCTCAACGGTAATGGTTCAGTACCAGATTCACCATTTAATGTCGATAAAAAGTGCAAAAGAACAGCTTTGCCGTTATCTAACGCCTCGTCAGGAACTCTGTATGCCGAGAGCCATGTACTGAGAATTATGTTCTTTAGTCGAGCGGCTTTGTTTCCTTTTGCTTCTTTGCCCATCATTCGGGATTCGAGGTACtttttcatatgttcttttcgAACATCTTGCCTGCTTAGTATTTCTAAAGGGTTGCTGGCATCTCTGACGATATAGTCTATGGCTTTCATTCTTGTCGTCATATGGCTGCTGTCCCCGTATCCCTTTAGAAGACGCTGTCTTTCCAAACAGGCTACAATGCTGGCTGGATCTTCGAGGCCGAATTTCCAAGCAAATATCCTCAACACTTTGTGctcatttaaatagtttaaaatttctctgcAACCAGCGGCCTCCACTTCTGTTAGCCCCATGCTGCCCTTACGTTTCACAAACGTCAGAGAAgcaaaaattctggaaaaaaaaacagcattaattatactttttatgcaGCAAtcattttcgtattttatttgtaaaatctgaaaatcttgaataaaaaaCTCTCCAAACAGTGTCTTATATATGTTTTACCCTCAATTCTATACAGTTCGATTCAATTACTTATCATTCATTCATAGAATAGCCCAATGTATCATTCTATACAATAACTaaacattctataaaatgcttGGCTTTTTTAGgtaaattatgaaatctaaattattaaatacactgtaaaaactgtaaaattagtCTCTCTTCTAATTTAAAGTTCAACTATTCAATGATAAGGAACTCTGTATTTCAAGTTAAGgctaaattaaatgtttacacTTTAAGAAGAGTAGTCAAATCTAAACACCAACAATGTAAAAATCGCAAACCAAACTTCGCGCATTCACAAcgtttgagaattattttcacttcgGGAAACATCAATTTTGGCATACTTTGGATATCGCCAATCGATTGTTTACATTCAAGTATAAGAATTAGTTGTTCTCTTTCAACTTTCACGATGCTAAACATCAACAGAAACAAAAGTTAGCCGTTTCAAAATGATGCATATTTTTAGTTGTGCCAATGTGccataaagaatattttaatcctTAAAGGTTGGTCAACTgtcgtaaataattttataatatttatcttctATTTCCCTCCATTCGGTTAGGCGTTGTTCGAATTCATCTAAGTATTCTCACTAATCAACTTAGTATTCATCTCTGTGTGCATGtttgattaacaaactaatttaatttctaaaattagaatatacGTGCTTCCTAAATgaatgattcttactttatattgtatcCTAAAAATAACTGAACCTATTCTAATGTGTGTCATAAACttaactgtaattataaattttcgtgTTACCCAATACTAAAAATGGTGGCAGCTACTTTAAgccaagtaataaaaaaataaacacttttggTGTTTTACTACACTAGGGTATGCTTTATGTACGAGAATTTTTGATGCGTTCACTTTACTATGAACATAATTAATCCACGCTAATTTTTAGTAAGTTAGCgtgatttttctttcaacttgTATagaggtaaataaaataaaggaaataatactAAGGTAAAGAATACTTGTAATAAATCTATAATATAATAGTTCGTAtaacacttttttcttcttatcctGATTATAGCCACTTTGAAATGGTACTTACCTAGTTCTTCCACAAAGCTTTTCATATAAGATATACAAACTGAAATGTATTCAAATAAGAAATGTATTCAACGAGTTTCGAAAGCATATTTAATGTGCCTTTAATTAGGAAGTAAGCATGAAGTATCAATTCTCAGGACGAACACATTGCGGCATGTGAAACccgttaattaaatttttaatttatatgtaattattattattgagtagtttttaataattgagtaattttttttcattacaagaGCCCGGATTTCGATATGAGGATATCTAGGCAGATCGTAATGATTTAAATTGACTAATATTGAAAccaattttcttaattcatgaaaaagtatcagatttaatgaaataaaattattttttgtagtttgaaaatttatcgaattttttcaATGCGACCTCAAAGGtataatgtatatattattatagaatatcaataaaaagttttcatatatttaaaagatatgaaacgaattagaattttattttttaatttaagttttagatatatttttagttgcacACTTAATCCAAAAATTGAGAATAgctattttttcatgttaaaaattaagtaaagaaagaaaaacgtatttttatactttattgttGAGAATGCACCAAATATTTGGTTGTTGGTCAATCTTTCCAAATATTTGTTAAGGtcgaataattttcttctttcttttcaattaatgttcagtttataatagtttaattataaggtgttgaaaaaattgatgcaaaaattagaattttgtatAATGGTCTTGACTTTGTCATGCTAAATTAAGTCACCAGAAAAATACAGGTCCTACCAATCTTGATGCACCTGcaccacactgtaaaaaattcctgatcaaattacggtctaaagtaccggcactttaggtgcatcatctgtaaaatccatttttaccgtgtaatattaaaccgtaatttttacagtaataattaccgcaaaatcactgaatcactttaattaaataaacattactgcaaaaataattattgcaataattttgtcTACTGCAAaacattattgtaataatttttacagtaacaattACCGTAAAACCACTGAATCACtttacttaaataaacattactgtaaaaattacggttttcagattttatgattattagattttttgttccaaaacATGTTTTAATGGATAAATGGAATTTCACCGTAATCTGATCTGGATTTTTTCACAGTGCATAAGACTTCCCTTTTTTCCCTgtccctttttaatttttcatcagaCTTTGTTCTGTGGTTGGAAAACTAcatggttggttggttctaatgccacttgccacacgggcaagcctgcttggtgaaaccgagcaaatttaaggcgtagagtgcgattcttgtttttcagtggcgccatctatgaccaagaattcgacttctgccacatcatacgtcactcctgttttataagtttttttttgttatttctctctctctctctctcccatTCATGcgtccattcattcatccacagatcgtaattttgacctgaatcagagaacgatcgatctccaatccagtacccccagaggttttgttatgggaacatggaggactttgcgactcgacagaattttatcgtgcatcagtcaccaactacatggggagtcttcggccggcggggttcgaacccacaaaTTCTTGGACATTGGCCCAGCGCCCTACTGACCAGGCTATCCGGCCTGGAAAAACTACATTCTgtttgtagttaactacaactaatttattacaaatgcaGTCCTctataactactttttttttaaaaaataatgactataAACTACTTTCGAAATGTAGTCAGAGTTACTACTGAAATTCGAGAGTCACTTTTCAGAGTCAGAGTCCCTTTTAGGAGACAAACTGTGTTGGAGAACTTGATTTACACCCGTATATAGtatggttttgaataaaaaattgacttcAACTAGAGTCACTTTCATCTTACTTCGTTAAAGAGTTACGACATACGTGTAACATTCTCTGATTGGTACCGAGACAAAATTTACcggaacaaaatgaaaaaaactttttctcgtAGACTTAACTTAAAGTGATGGAGAAGGTATTTTAATCTAGTGGAATTTCTTAATTTCGGGTACATATAGTTTATCtttgctgttaaaaatattctaaacctattaaagtatcttttaaacacaaatacaatgttaaaaaataatttattttgcgaaataattagattttaaaaattattatagctcTACTGGTCATTTTTATCAAGTGATTTATGCTATATGCCGAATAAATcgctaatgtttttaaaaatattagttttctcccaaaaataattaacgaaataataaaaaagcagaaacaaaataataagtgtaCGCATAAAGGGAtcgtacatttaaaatataataaagagtcatttttaaaaaaaaaattcgatttctcaggaacagTTCAAccaatttctctcaaattttgcctttttcaatttaaaattacattctcaaaattggtataaaaaaatttataccttgcaattcaaaaatttttaaattataataaaaaataataacaaaaattctaaatatttataaaaaagtgttttgtgcaaggaattatctttggatgaacgaatttcataactgtatatttttcaattcacttaagaAGTTTTCACGACATGGCgcaatacgcaaaaagtaaaattaaggggTCGAAACTTAGGACCGCTCTCATGGCCAAACCCAAAGGAACAGgaacatatttcccagattgcgtcTACCCTTGCatagattttttcttctcttttttttaatctgatatcgtaacttaaaatatcgtgagcacacaattagcatatttgaggtcaccttcATGAATTATTAAGTTCGAGTCCTAGCACACGAAAATCCAAacgttagatcaaaagttattctgtttttttcttaaagtcttttatttcctttttttattttaaaattaacgtaaCGATAACCAgttcatttgttaaattaatttatattgcttCTCTTCAAACTATCAtctaagtgttaaaaaaattaatctcctaacttttctattaaagaaatttttcataaagaaaagcaagactaaaaaataaataaataaataaaaatttagttatcagGTGTTTAGTTaaagtttgaaagtttaattataaattctattcaaaaagcaatgaaatttaattccGCTGCAATATATCAGATaaccttttataattaaatttcattaaagatgacaatttatgcaaaaatgcaaatgctttgttaattaaaaatgttacatctttaattaatttttagtttctaagactaaattaatataattcttattacactaaagaataattaaaatataataatatgataaaattattaaattcattgagGTCACCGGGGCCCGATTAACCTCTGAAAATAGGGGAAGCATAATAGGAGTTTGGGGCCCCCCTAACTTGggcaaaataaacttttgatatttttcgcccataaacaatacattttagagACGAGAACCATGTGAAAACTATTAGAACCTTAGAAAGGAATACAGAGATCCTATGCAATCATGTTGGACCCTTCTTTACGTGCTTTATAGTAGCAAAAAcatgttaacaaaatttaaatatttcactaaactaaattataaaattacttgttGTTATACGAAAGGTTCTTTGCAAGATTAGTCTCTTATTTTACGCCAATTTGTTTACTAGCGGCAAAACAacacaaaattctaattcaTCATAAATTATTGCTACTGCACCAGAAAAATCAtaccaaataattttcaaacatgaaacaaaaatatttttcgtactGATAGATATTTAAAAGTCTTGTGTGTTTAGTTCAACAATAAAAAgcagagtaaaattaaattgagcaAGCATgatagagaagaaaaattttaaaaaaaataagaaaactcaTAGGTTACCATTACATAGGCTTTTTTCTCGCTTTCAAATTCGCAAAATCTTCCATAATATCTGCAAATTGTAACCTATTTGTAATATCACTCTCTATTGCTAAAAGGGCTAAAccacttaatttattatttgaaagagtTGATCTCAAccgattttttattcttttcaatgcAGAAAATGAACGTTCACTAGTGCAgtgcaaaaataagaaattgggcCCCCAATTTCAGTCATTTGGGGGGCCCCCCAGAATTTTACAGGGGAAGCACTTGCTTCCTGTGCCTTTTCGGTAATCAGGCCCTGGCAGGTCAccgaaaaaagaaagaattttcgCGACCTTCCTCCTAAGAATTCATAGACATTAACTAAATcgctgcaaaaatttttaatatttaaacgtcAAAATGTAAGGGGAAATTAccataattattttagctaGTTGTTTACGATTTACACGACTTATTTAGATTtgactttttcttgttttttttttttttttttttttttttttttttttttttttttcgtctgaCTATTCTATATATGTAAAAAGTATTTCCCAGTTTGTCaactttatatttatcaataaaaataaatgaagtaatatcgaattataataatttgctttattttaattatctaactgtcaaaaaattttttttaaaaaaaagacaatttattgcaaaatacccaacaattaaatttttaattattttaaaaaccataatgttttttaaaaaataaaaattacttatttgtttgtttttttaaaaaatgtgtaatttttttcgaccattgaaatttgaaattttatagaaagaaaACAATGTGACGAGAAAACTGCTCTGCTCTAATGACTGCAgttgagaataaatatttgagcCAAATGGTTCTTTCTCTTTGGTTTAGATCCCGGATATGACAgaagatttgttttcaaattgtaaCCCCCTACCGGAGTAGATTTGCAACTCCCGTTATATCACCAAAGTATTGCACCAACTTTACGGATTCGCTGCAAAGATCGTTTCTTTGATATTCATTAGAATTTctgtaaaacttaaaatttcattaaattttaaaatatagaatattaatgACTCACCGAAGCTGGTTTCATTAGTTCCGGCTTCGTAGCAGAAAGTGAAAACGATCGATAAAACGGTGGAACAGAAGgggaagagaaattaaaatgaagccAGCGTTTCGGGATTTCACGCGCCAAGACCTTGAAAATCGATCAGACGTCTCGCCAAAAGCTTTTTCAGAACAACGTCGGTGACCCTACGAAGGCATCAAAGAGTTGAAGGGCCAAACCAGCATGTGGCGAGCTTggatgagaaaaaaagtatgaaaaataataactaacgGACTTCATCAAGAGAAGTGCAGTTTAGTCCGCCCGCCCAGACtaatttatttacgaatttaAATGCATCCTGAAAGATGACGgagttttaacttaataaatctatttacaattttttttaaatacaaaaatactcaTAAGTGTTTGttttcaagcaaaataatttatttaaatttttacatacactATGGCTGACCaaacttttccatttttatcgtttatttttcattattaaacagatttattcaaatttattatttcatcattatatttacatagaactatttttatcttctaattttcctttgtaaaattatttcatttgaattttaaaaaaattttaatgtttaaattgttttatttgtatcctttgatgtttcttttcttagtaAATCGCGAAAgagattgttttatttaaattttagtaatttctaTTGTTGCCCGAATTGTAGatttttagtgtttaaatttcagttttaaagttaactactttattattattttaagactttCCATTAGAGCtcggttttaaattttataattcgagctctatttttatttgttagtttcaaaaaaaaaataataaaaaaaacttagacatcgtggaaaattaatttgaaataatgcatAATTGAACTTacgttttaaaatgttttatcgaATTATATGGGTGTTTACTCTAGAATTCAACCAACAAATTCAGAGGAGTGATAAAGGGGTTCAAGGGGTGGAAAACTTACCATAGAATACGGAGTCGTTAACCCCACTGGAACGAGCCACGATGTCTCAGGGTTATAGAACAATCACCTTCCAATGTTGCGAGCCGggatcgaatcccagtcgatacgaattccgcatctggcttgcaccgaccgcagtgctgatgtgaaatatcctcagtggtagatcgatcatggattagaatctccttgccgtcagactaagaGTGATAAGTTCTCGTGGTCgtcctctccatgaaacgcaaatgcgggtgcTACAtcaaaattcctccacgaaggcatatttctcccaatactcgatccaggagttcccttgtcttctggattgggttcaaaattacaaggctacggagttgaacattagtagtagtagtcATCCGAGGATCTCATAGAGCAGATTGTCGTTGTTTCAGATTGTTGGAACTCTCTGTATACAAGATGTCCAAAATGTATGGAAATAgtcaaatatctcaaaataacTCATCGGAtcaattatctaaaaataactaGGGAAATATTTCCAAAACAATGCATTTAACAATACCAATCTCGACCAATCAATTATAGTCCCTTAAGGAAGGAGCAGAGGCAACAGGACGAgagcttttttaatttcagatttggattttccaaaaaaaaaaagatgcacaCTACTTTGGGATTTGTAAACGCTGTACGTGGCTAACGCTGTAGTACACAACGCGAACTTCTTAACTGTTTCGGTTTGATTCTTTATGTTTGCCTTATAAGTAAGATGATCCCCGAAGCAAGAGAATAGGTTCAACCAGTTCTATAACGTAACAAGCTTTGAGTatgtttgagaaaaatttcGTTGTACGCTTCAGAAACATATTCTATTTATATACAGAGCAAAACAACGAGACCCGTAAGACCATTTGGTTTTATGACCTGTTAAGTTAGCTGTGTCACAAAATGAAAACTAGTTTCAAACTTGACTAGTTTCAATTTCTGTACCAACAGTATCATTTCTGAATGCATTATATAAGTAACAGAAAGAGTATAAACGGTGTAAATGAATGTCAGGACTAATTAAATGCCTACAAGCAATGTCAAGCATGGGTATCGAACCAGATTAGTTACAGAATCGTGGTATAGACAATGCCACAATTCTGCAGTCAGTCAGGTTTGACAATCACGCATGACATTGCTCGCAGGTACCCACCAAATCTGATCCGAAAATGGATTCATCGTGATAATAAATCTTACCCAATAACCTAACGAACCTAATGCCATCattgttaattactttttatgtaagCTAAAAGCtaacatttgatttcttttaaaactgccGAGTTGTTATGACAACGTCTTCTTTTTGTGGAACAAGAAATGATCgtctgaaaattattatgtaaataaaatgttgttcttttttactagaagttttattatttagtgaGATTTATTATTCAGAGAAGTAGAGAACGacagaatattttactttctgatAGAGTCTCGTAACAATCATGTCACCTTACTTATGCACATCCAGCTGATTTCAGcgttcttcttcttcttcttgaattGGAGGTacccaatttttctttttctttttatttatttttgtaaggtTAACTCAACATTTTATTCCCGTTTTCATGACAAAATCAGTGTGCTAACATAAGCACATAATTATATCTAACTCCGATATTTGTTCTTCGAAAGCTAAATTTCCCAGATTTATAAGAAttagtaagaaaattaaaattctcaatcaaaatttatttattttatactaatatttttagatgtatttcaatatttcaggcaaaattctaaattaatatgaataaatgttttggcTATGGATATAATATAAACTGTACGCCAGAACCTCATTTGATTTCCAGGTACGTTTCTTCATTTTATGTGAATGTGCTAGGTCCCAACTCTCATTGTAAATTTAGTGTTTCGGAATTAGCTACTTGGTTAATCGAAAATTTCGCATGCTATTACATGATTATtcatctcaatatttttaatgtcagtCCAgtgaaatactaaatttttaatagagaaTCTGACTAAGCCTTTGGCCCATTTGACAAAACAAGTACTGACAGCGATCTAAAATTTGTAGATAATGACAAGCTATATATACTGTATTAAATGTTCTTTGCAACTCCcaatttacatgttttttgttctttttaaaaaaaaattgtatttagttaaataataccATTACTTTCACTGGGATTACAGAAAATGaatgatgattttaaaattgaattaaagagAAACGGGAGGAGATAGAAATACAAGGTTAGCTGCGTTCTgcttagaaaatcaaaattatttatttttgtaagattttgTAACTAGCTGCAATGATAAAATTAGTTAGCTAActgaaaaaaactgtaaaaacttcggacgtgatgtgaacacgcctaccttggtaGAAACGCCCTCTACGATTTGAatacgcctacttcgatggatggtccacattgaaaagttgacttgctacttgtgactgcgacattatccatcTCCTCgtgctgttgcttctcagtttCGATCACACATAAAGTACAACGTATTCACTctactgctaatggcaacacaggagcgaccacgaccgtgaacttaatacatctctcacgatcagcattcaaaaagtacggtgatcttaatacagctctcccggcttttCGCAAGACAGCAATgcatcaactagtggtatccgttcatcgaactCTGTCACAagtataattctggtggggagtactgtagtgaaTCTACcgctacaaaaatataattccgattcaatagtatgtaagacatgttaactggATTCTATATaagggtaccttttcatagatgaagatTGACATTGTCGCTTACTAATCTCCCCacaataagcaatttttattttattttattatttttgaatcgaTTATCAGACGTAGAAAACTGAAGACTTATGCTGTAGATGAATAATTACCAGCTCATGCCAATAATGTTATTCATGTTAACATTATCTTACGCAGTACTTAATTCCTTTTGCAACAaatgtttcaaagaaaaatcagtaatattaatttcaattccaGATGTGGAGATAAGTTTCGAGAACTTAGAAAATTAGATACaagtgattctcacgaaatactGAAAGTACATGGCACTCGATCACTGAGTCCCGATGTGGGTTCGAATTGCAAATGCCAAAAAGGTAcaccattttaatgaaatttacatgCACACCGTGATCACAAATAACTTATCTATCGCATAAATAACTATAGGACTCCATTTCTGCTATTTGAGCTCGTCACGGAACTATTTTCGCAGTTTcgctttgttaatttattttagtctaGCTAGGTTGAAATGGTTGCTCTTTACActtctaataatataaaaaacatacaCATTCATTGAAACCTttgatttatatacattttcgCACTACATTATGGTTACGACGGGCTGTAAAAACGTATTACGATCTATATTAGTATATTGGGTACATATTGCATGTAATACAATTACCACAATTAAACAAACATGGAGCTTCTGTCCGCTGCTCCGGAGGAATTCTGCTTCCATCTCGCACCGGCCACAATCGGCTTTGCCACCAAGCTAAGCGCCGGAAGTTCTCTTTGTCTTACGACATGTAACGCAACTACTGGTTGGTTTCATGAAAGCGTCCTTCACGAAGGCTGATTTCCGGGTTGGTTTCAAAATCACAT encodes:
- the LOC107456516 gene encoding uncharacterized protein, with the protein product MGLTEVEAAGCREILNYLNEHKVLRIFAWKFGLEDPASIVACLERQRLLKGYGDSSHMTTRMKAIDYIVRDASNPLEILSRQDVRKEHMKKYLESRMMGKEAKGNKAARLKNIILSTWLSAYRVPDEALDNGKAVLLHFLSTLNGESGTEPLPLRETCEFSSLDFISKRQTGYAGRSGFYHGVSEVAKKNNTFRNDIRFFHFDDSDMNIKVRGAGQARETGLYFYVILTIIRDQSRNLTLEKAQIVTSIDSENLLINLLHSPQF